Sequence from the Sphingomicrobium clamense genome:
AGAATAGCCGCGGTGCCTATCCGATCGACTATATCCCCAACACGAGCGACGAGAATCTGGGCCCGGTACCCAAGACGATCGTGATGCTGACCGCTGACGCCTTCGGTGTGCTGCCTCCGATCGCGCGTCTCACGCCCGACCAGGCGATGTATCACTTCCTCTCGGGCTACACCGCCAAGGTGGCTGGGACCGAGATCGGCGTGACCGAGCCCGAAGCGACCTTCTCGACCTGCTTCGGCGCGCCCTTCATGCCGCGCCACCCGACCGTCTACGGCAACCTGCTCAAGGAACGGATCGCCAAGGGCGGCGTGGACGTCTGGCTGGTCAACACGGGCTGGACCGGCGGCAAATATGGCGTCGGCAACCGCATGCCGATCAAGGCGACGCGCGCGCTCCTCAATGCCGCACTCGATGGCTCGCTCAATGATGCCGAATTCCGCAAGGACCCGAACTTCGGCTTCGAAGTGCCGGTCGCGGTGCCGGGCGTCGACACGGCGATCCTCGATCCGCGCGGCACGTGGGACGACAAGGACGAATATGACCGCACCGCGGCCAAGCTCGTCGACCTTTTCAACGAGAATTTCGCGCAGTTCGCGGAGCATGTCGATCAGGGCGTCCGTGACGCCGCACCGGTCAAGCAGACCGTCGGCGCATAACCACCATGTCACGCAAGGAGGGGCGCTTCCGCAAGGAGGCGCCCCTTTTTCGTGGGAACTGCCCGGGCTCGCGGCGCATTGCGCGAGCATGAGAACCATCGCCTTACTCGTCGCTGCGCTGTCGCTCTCCGGTTGCGCCACAATCTTCGACAAGCACCCGGTCGGCAATCCGGACGTGCCCGAGCCCGCCAAGTCGGTCGACCTCGAACGCTATGTCGGTACCTGGTACGAACTCGCCCGCTACGAGCAGGGATTCCAGAAAGGCTGCGAAGGCGTCACCGCAACCTATACGCTACGCGACGACGGCAAGATCGGGGTGGTCAACCGCTGCCGCGAGCCTGACGGGGACATCGACACCGCAACCGGCAAGGCCAAGGTGGTCGACGCCGCCACCAATGCCAAGCTGAAGGTCAGTTTCTTCGGCCCCTTTTACGGCGACTATTGGGTGCTCGATCGCGGCGACGACTATGACTGGGCGATCGTCGGCGACCCGTCGGGCCGCTATCTCTGGATCCTGTCGCGCTGGCCCGATCCGGGCGAAGACGTCTTCCAGAATCTGAAAGCCCGCGCTGCAGCCTTGGGCTACGACACGGGCTATCTCAGGAAAACGGCGCAGCCTTAGGTGCGCAGTTCGGCAGAAATCCTGCCGCCATTCTTTTCCAGCTCGTCCATGACGCGGCCATGGAGCCAGATATTGTCCTCGGCCGTACCCGAATAATCGCTGCGACCCATTTCGACCGCCAGCTCCTTGCGGTTCTCGTAGCTGGGATCGAGGTCAAGCAGCTTCATCAGGTCGACGATCGACGTTTTGTAGTTGAGGTCCTGGCCGGCGCGTTCGTAACGGTCGGCTAGCACGGCATCGACATCGACGGTGGTCGTCGTGCCGCTGGTCGCACCGCTACCGAACCCTGCACCCGAGGGGGCCTGGTCGCGCTTGAAAATCGTGTCGTTGGTTTCGGCGCGCGCCTTCTTGCCGAAGATGGCGTCCTTGATCTTGCTGAAAATACCCATGCAGTCCTCCTTTTCGCTTGGGGATCAAGCGCATGGGGAGGGGCGGGCGTTCCGGAGCGTCGGACGAACTGTGCCGTTTCGGGGCTGTATCAGTTGCCGGGCAGCGCGGGTGCACGCTCGACGATCAGGCAATTGCCCTGGATGCCCGAGATGACGACCTTTTCGCCGGCCTCCGCAGTAAAGTCGCCGCGCGCATTCCATTCGCTGTCGCCGACCTTCACGCGGCCTTCGCCATCGCCGATGGCGCGCACGACCGTGACCTTGCGCCCGACCAGCTGCGCTGCGCGCTCGTTAAGCAGGCCGTCGCTTTCGTCATGGACCGGGCGTGCGTAAATCTTCTTGCCGATATAGACCGACACCGCGGTGTAGAGCGCGAACAGGCCGAGCTGCGCGGCGAGGCCGAGGTCGAACATCAGCGTGAAGGCACCGGTCGCCAACGCCGCGGCGCCGATGAAGACCAGGAACACGCCGGGCGCCAGCAGCTCGAGCGCGAGCAGCAGGACGCCTGCGATCAGCCACCAGGTTCCGGCATCGAGATCGGCGAATTCGAACATGGCGGCTTAGTCCTTCTTGGTACCCGGAACCGACGAGCCGACCGCGCTCGCCTTCACGACATGGTCGCCGAGCGCTTCCTTGGCGATCTCGCCAATGCCGCCGAGAGAGCCGATCAACTGGGTTGCTTCGACCGGGAAGAGGATAGTCTTGGCATTGGGCGAGGTCGCGAACTTGCCGACCGCCTCGACATATTTCTGGGCGACGAAGTAGTTGATTGCCTGCGCATCGCCCTTGGCAATGGCCTTGCTGACAAGCTCGGTGGCCTTGGCCTCCGCTTCGGCAAGACGTTCGCGCGCCTCGGCTTCGCGGAACGCGGATTCGCGTTCACCCTCGGCCTCGAGGATCGCAGAAGCCTTGTGGCCTTCCGAACGCAGTATTTCCGATGCGCGATGTCCTTCGGCCTCGAGGATCGCGGCGCGCTTTTCGCGCTCGGCCTTCATCTGGCGCGTCATCGCGTTGACGATGTCGGCGGGCGGACGGATGTCAGCCAGCTCGACGCGGGTGATTTTCACGCCCCAGGCCTCGGTCGCATTGTCGACCACGGCGAGCAGGCGGGCGTTGATTTCGTCACGCTTCGACAGCGTTTCGTCGAGGTCCATCGAACCCATCACGGTACGCAGGTTGGTGGTCGAGAGCGCCATGATGGCGCTGTAGAGGTCGGCGACTTCATAGGCGGCTTTCGAGGCGTCGAGCACCTGGAAGAAAACCACACCGTCGACCGACACCATCGCATTGTCCTTGGTGATGATCTCCTGGCCGGGAATGTCGACGACCTGCTCCATCATGTTGATCTTGTGACCGACGCGATAGAAGATTGGCGGAACGAAGTTGAAGCCGGGGGTCGCGGTCCGCGTGAAACGACCGAAATGCTCGATCGTGTAGCGATAACCCTGTCGCACGATCTTGATCGCCGAAACGACGTAGAGGATCGTGAAGAAAACGATGGCGGCGAGTACGTATTCCATGACTAGTCATTCCCCCGGGAGTGAGCTTTATGGGACCATGATGTTCTAAGGAGAGGGTGTGACACAAGCAAAATGCGCCAATCGTGCAGCGCTGTTCGACCGTCCGGCGGCACTTTTCCTCCCCGCGTCACGCCCGGGAGCGATCGAAAAGGCACGCGCGAGCGATGCCGATCTGTGCATTCTCGACCTCGAAGACGCGGTGAAGACCGAGGACAAGGACGAGGCGCGCGAGGCGGCGATCGCGGCCGTCGCGCAGGACTGGTCGATGCCCGTGGGCATTCGCATGAACGCGCCGGGCACGCGCTGGCATGCTGCAGACCTTACTGCGCTCTCCACCTCGGCGGCGGACTTTCTCGTGGTGCCGCTGGTCGGCAGCGCCGAGCAGGTCGATGCGGTGGCGAGCCGTGCGAAACAGCCCGTTGCAGCCATGATCGAAACCGCACGCGGCGTGCTTGCTGCCGACGAGATCGGACGGGTGGCCGCCGCCCTGATCGTCGGCACCAACGACCTTGCCGCCGACCTGCGCCTGCCGGTCGGGGCAGGGCGCGGAGGGATGCGCCACGCCATCGAGCGGGTCGTGCTCGCAGCGCGCGCCTGCGGCATCGCGGCTTATGACGGCGTCTATAACGGGCTCGAGGATGACGAGGGCTTTCGCGCCGAAGCGGCCGAAAGCCACGCGCTCGGCTTCGACGGCAAGACGATCATCCATCCCAAGCATATCGCTTCGTGCAAAGCCGCCTTCGCGCCTGCCGAGGCGGATGTCGAACGCGCGCGCCGCTTGATCGAAGCGTCCGGCGAGACCGACGGGGTGGGTGCTATCAATTTCGAGGGAGAAATGGTCGAGGCGATGCACGTCGCGGCGGCCCGGCGGCTGATCGAGCGCGCTGAACAACAGGGAGAATGACATGACCAAGTTCGCAGCCTTGCTGGCCGCCAGTGCCGTAATTGCGGTGCCCGCCTGGGCCGACCCGGTCGAGGAAGCCGAAATCCGCGAAGTGCTCGAAGTGCTCGCCAGCGACGAGTTCGAAGGTCGCGAACCCGGCACCGAGGGCGGCCGCAAAACCCTACACTATCTCGCGACCCAATGGGCCGAGGCCGGCTTGGTCGGCGGCGCGCGCGATGGCGGGTGGTACGAGCCGGTCATACTCGTTTCCAGCAAACCGACGGTGAGTCCGGTCGCCGCCCGTGACGGCGACAAGCCTGTCGAACTGGCAGGCCGCTCCGCGCTAATCGTGGGCGGCAGCGAACCGACCGCCTTGTCGGATGTCCCGATCGTTTATGGCGGCTATGGGGTCACGCCCGAAGGCGCCCCTTTGCCCGATATAGCAGGCAAGCTCGTCCCGATGCTGGCAGGACCCGCCCCCTTCGAAGGGATCAGCCCGGCAAACAACAATCCGCTCGGCCGTGCGATGGGTCTTCTTGGCGCCGGTGCTAATGCTGTTCTCGCGATCCTCCCGTCCGGAATGCCCTTCGACGGTATCGTGGCCCAGATGTCGGGCGGCCAGCCGCGGCTTGAGGGCACGTCGGGAGGTGGCGGCGGCATGCCTGACGGGGCGGTAATCGGCGTGGCCAATGATGCGTTCGTCGATGCCATCGCCCAACACGCCGGAAGCGACGGCGCGCAATGGGCGGAGGCAGCAGCAACCGAGGACTTCTCCGCCGTCGACACCGGTCTCGTGACTGACATCGAAGCCGCAGCCAGTGCGCCGAGCCGGTCCGTCTATTTCAACGTCGTCGGCAAACTGCCCGGCACCGACCCGTCGCTAGGCGCGATTGCAGTGGGTGGCCACTGGGACGGGTACGGCATTTGCCGCCCCGAGGGAGCCGAGGACCGCATCTGTAACGGCGCGGTCGACAATGCCTCGGGCCTTGCCGCAATGACGGCATTCGCCGATGACCTGGTCGAAGACGGACCCTATCTGCGCGACATCCTCGTTGTCGGCTTCACGATGGAGGAAAAGGGCCTGTGGGGTGCGCGTGGCATGGCCGCAAACCCGCCGCAGGATATCGACCTGCTGTTCAACATCGACACCATCGCCACTACCGACAACACCGACCGCGTCGCAGTGATCGGGCGCGGGGTCTTCGCGATGGACGAGGAGGTGCTGGCCGCGGTCGAACCCCACGGATACACACTCAACGACACGCAGAAATATTCGAACCGGCAGGACGGCCACGCCTTCGTGCAGGCGGGCATCCCGGCCTATGTCGTGTCGGTCAATTGGGGCGATATGGAGAATTTCGACCGCTACGTCGACGAGGGACCTTATCACCAGCCGGGCGACGACATGAGCGAGGTCCGCCTCGGTGCGACGGTCGCCGATGCCAACCTCAACCTTGCGCTCTTGCAGCACTTCGCGGACAAAGCGGCGCTGCCTGAAGGAAAATCGGAGGAGTAGCCAAGGGCTTGGCGAATCGGGGCCGTTTCTGCCAAGGGGCGGGATGGCCCACGATATTCCTCTCGGACTGACGTTCGACGACGTCCTCCTCCAACCGCTCGAATCCTCTGTCCTGCCCAGCCAGGCGGACACGTCGACCCGGCTGACCAACGCGATTTCGCTCAACATCCCGCTGCTCAGCTCGGCGATGGACACGGTCACCGAGGCCGACATGGCGATCGCGCTCGCGCAGATGGGCGGGATCGGCGTGCTCCATCGCAACATGAAGGTGAAGGAGCAGGCTGCCGCAGTTCGCGCGGTCAAGCGGTTCGAAAGCGGCATGGTGGTCGAGCCGATCACGATGCGTCCCGAGCAGACGCTCGCCGAAGCGCTCGAGACGATGAAGGCCAACAAGATTTCGGGCATTCCGATCGTCGATGGCTCGGGCAAGCTGGTTGGCATCCTGACCAATCGCGACGTTCGCTTCGCCGACAATGCGCAGCAGCCCATTTCGGAACTGATGACCTCGGACAATCTTGCCACCGTGTCCGTCGGGACGGGTCAGGAAGAGGCGCGCAAGATCCTGCACCAGCGGCGGATCGAGAAGCTGCTCGTCACCGATCGCGACGGGATGCTGGTCGGACTGATCACGGTCAAGGACATCGAGAAAAGCGTCGCCAGCCCCAACGCGACCAAAGACGAGGGCGGCCGCTTGCGCGTCGCTGCGGCCTCGACCGTTGGGGACAAGGGCTTCGCGCGTGCCGAGGCTTTAATCGATGCTGGCGTCGACTGCGTAGTGATCGACACCGCCCATGGCCACAACAAGGATGTCGGCGCTGCGGTCGAGCGGCTCAAGAAATTGCGCGAAAGCGTTCAGGTCATTGCCGGCAACGTGGCGACCGGCGAGGCCGCGGAAGCGCTCATCGGCTCGGGCGCGGACGGGATCAAGGTCGGTATCGGCCCCGGCTCGATTTGCACCACGCGCGTTATCGCGGGTGTCGGCGTGCCGCAGCTGACTGCGGTCATGCAGGCATCCGAAGCCGCCGACAAGCACGGCATTCCGGTGATCGCCGACGGGGGCATCCGCACCTCGGGTGACATCGCCAAGGCGCTGGCCGGCGGCGCATCGAGCGTCATGGTCGGCTCGCTGCTTGCGGGCACCGAAGAAGCGCCGGGAGAGACGTTCCTGTACCAGGGGCGCGCCTACAAGGCCTATCGCGGCATGGGCAGCGTCGGGGCAATGAGCCGCGGCAGCGCCGACCGCTATTTCCAGCAGGATGTCTCGGACCAGATGAAGCTGGTGCCCGAGGGGATCGAGGGGCAGGTGCCGTACAAGGGGCCAGCGCGCGATATCGTCCACCAGCTGGTCGGCGGCGTGAAGGCGGCGATGGGCTATACCGGGTCGACCACCATCGAAGAGCTCAAGCAGCGTGCGCGCTTCGTGCGCATCACCAACGCCGGGCTCTCCGAAAGCCACGTCCACGACGTCTCGATCACGCGCGAGGCGCCCAACTATCCGACGCGTTAGGGGTTCGTCATGACTCCCGCTGCCCGCGTTCAGGCCGCTATCGAGATCCTCGATGCAGTGATCGCGTCCGCGCGCGACAACGGTCCGCCCGCCGACCAGCTAGTGCGCGACTATTTCCGCACGCGGCGCTACGCGGGCTCGAAGGACCGGCGCGCCGTTCGCGAACATGTGTTTGCCGCGATCCGCATGCTGGGCGAGCGGCCCGAGAACGGGCGCTCGGCGATGCTGGCGCTGGTCGGACCGGACCTCTTCGACGGTAGTCCGCATGGCCCTTCTGTCGTGGGCGAGGGCGAGGCGCCTGCAATCGCTTCATATGTGCCGGCATGGATCGAAAGCCAGCTTTCACCCCTGTTGGGCGAACGTGACGCTCTTCTCGAACGCGCGCCGCTCGATCTGCGCGTCCATGCGATCAAGGGCGATCGTGAGGCGCTTGCGGACGCGCTGGGCGCGGCGCTTACGTCGCATAGTCCCTGGGGCCTGCGGCTCGAGCCCGACACGCGGATTGACGACCATCCCGCCTATCGCTCGGGCGTGGTCGAGGTGCAGGACGAGGGGAGTCAATTGGTCGCGTTGGCCTGCGCGCCCGCCGATGGCGAGACGGTGCTCGACCTGTGCGCAGGGGCAGGGGGCAAATCGCTGGCGCTGGCCGCGATGGCGCCGGGGGCAAGGATCATCGCTTCCGACGTCAACCGGCAGCGCCTTTCTCAATTCGCGCCGCGTGCCGAGCGGGCGGGGGCGGAGATTGAAGCCTTGCTGCTCGATCCGCCGCGCGAACTTGAAGGGTTGATGGATTTGCACGGGCAGTGCGATCTCGTGCTGGTCGATGCGCCGTGCAGCGGTTCGGGAACGTGGCGGCGCAATCCCGAGGGTCGGTGGCGCCTGACGCCCGAACGGCTCGATAAGTTGACTGAATTGCAGGACCGCGTGCTCGATCTCGCTGCGCCCTGCGTGTCACCCGGCGGACGGCTCGTCTTCGCGACCTGCTCCATCCTCACGCGAGAGGGCGCCGACCGCATCGACGCTTTCCTCAGCCGCCATTCAGATTTCGTGAGCGAAGATGCGCTTCCCGATGTCGGTCGCAAGGCGGGGCAGGGGCGCTTGCTCACCCCCGGCCATGACGGGACAGACGGGTTTTTCGTCGCAAGGCTGCGGCGTTCATGCTAGCCGACAGGTCAGCAACGGAGATTTTGATGCGCACGACACCCCTCGCTTTGGCCCTCGGCCTGTTCGCTTCCACCCTTGCGGTGCCCGGCGTGGCGCAGGAACGGGCAATCGATCCGGCATCGATCGCGCTGGTTGAGCAGGGCAAGGCCGCGCTTGAAGCCGGCAATCTCGACGCGGCCGACGACGCGTTCGAAGCTGCGCTTGTCGCGGATCCCGCCAACCGGGCGGCGTTCGTTGCCATGGGCCGCGTGGCGATCGAGCAGGAGCTCTACGGACAGGCGGTCGCCATGACGCGCAAGGCTTTGAAGCTCGAGCCGACCGACCGCGACGCGTTGGCGGTGCAGACCGAAGCGCTGGTGGCGATGGGCGCGATCGAACGCGCCAAGGCCAACCGCGCGAAGCTCGCCAAGCTGTGTCCGACGGGCTGTGCCCAACTGACGGCAAGCGATGAGCGGATCTCGCTGGCAGCAGCAGCGCCTGCGACGGGCGAACGCGCCAACTAGGCGATTGCGCGCGCGAGCGCGACGAATTCATCGACTGAAACCGTCTCGGCGCGACGCGTCTCTTCGATTTCTAGACTTTTAAGTGCTTCAAGCGCTTGAGGCAGGCTCTTGAGAGACTGTCGCAACATCTTTCGCCGTTGGCCGAACGCGGCTGCGGTGACCTTGGAGATGGCTTGTGGCGTTACGCCCGCGGGCGGATCGGGATTGGGCGTGACGTGGACGACGGCCGAAGCGACCTTGGGTGGCGGGACGAAGGCCGAACGCGACAGCGTCATCGCAATCTTTGGCGTCGAGCGCCACTGCGCCAGGACCGCCAGCCGCCCGTAAGCCTTGTCGCCTGGACTGGCGACGATCCGCTCCGCGACCTCCTTCTGGAACATCAGTGTCAGGCTCTTCCAGAATGGTGGCCATTCCTCGCTGTCGAGCCATCGGGTCAGCAGCGCCGTCCCGACATTATAGGGCAGGTTGGCGATGATATGGGCGGGCGCGTTCAGCAGTTTGGGCTCGTCGATCGCCATCGCGTCGCCCTCGATATAGTCGAACTGACCCGGAAATTCGGACTTCAGTTCTTCCAGAACCGGCACGCATCGGCGGTCCATTTCGACCGACGTGAGTGAGACTCCGCGATCGAGGATCGCACGGGTAAGGCCGCCGGGGCCAGGGCCGACTTCATAGGCGACGTCGCCCTCTTCCAACTCGGGAATTGCCGCGATCCTTGCGAGAAGCTGGCGATCGAGAATGAAATTCTGGCCCAGCGCCTTGGAAGCGCTCAGCCCGTGCCGGGCGATGACCTCGCGAAGCGGCTCGGGCCCGCTCACTTGCCGATGGCCATGCCCGTGCGCCCGGCCTGGGCGAGTGCCTTGCGGCAGTTGGCGGCATCGCGCGCGCAAATCAGCGCTGCGGCCATTGCCGTCGGTTCCGCCTGATCGGTGCCCGCAATGTCGAAAGCGGTGCCATGATCGGGGCTGGTGCGCACGATCGGAAGGCCGAGCGTGATGTTCACGCCCTCGTCGAAGTGCAGCGCCTTGAGCGGGATAAGCGCCTGGTCGTGGTACATGGCCAGCGCGGCGTCATATTTGGCGCGGGCACGGTCGTGAAACATCGTGTCGGCGGGAAGGGGGCCCACTACGTCCCAGCCTTCGTCGCGCAGCTGGTCGATCGCAGGCCCGATGATCTCGATTTCCTCGGTGCCGAGCGCGCCATTCTCTCCGGCATGCGGGTTGAGCCCGGTCACTGCGAGGCGCGGCTTCTCGATCCCGAAATTGCGGATCAGGCCGCGAAGCGCGGCGCGACCGCGCGAGGCGACGAGGTCGACGGTTAGTGCCTCACTGGCTTCGGAGAGGGGAATGTGCGTCGTTACGGGCACCGCGCGAAGGCTCGGTCCGGCCAGCATCATGGCAACGTTCGACTTTGACACGCCGCAGCGTTCGGCAACGAACTCGGTCTGCCCTGGGTGTGTGAAGCCGATCTCGTACAGCTGCTTCTTGCTGACGGGCCCGGTGACGACGGCGGCGGCGGCACCTTCGCGGGTAAGTCCGACCGCCATCTCCAGACTGTCATAGGCGCAATGCGCGCCGGCCCCGTCAGGCTGCCCGGGCGTGATTTCGCCGCCCGAACGGATCGGGATGACCGGCAACCCTTCGTCGAAGCGCTCGAACCCGTTTTCCGGACTGTCCACGACCGCGATCGGTCCATCCCAGACGGCTTCGACCGACCTGGGATCGCCAATCGCGACGAAGGCGGGAAGGTCGAGCTCGTGCCTTCCCGCCCAGCATTTCGCGATGACCTCAGGACCGATCCCGGCAGGATCGCCCAGCGAAACCGCAATGGGCCGGGTCGCCGTCATCGTCGCGATTTAGCGATAGTCGATCACGGCATCGCGGCGCAGGTCGCGAAGATAGCGGCGCGCACGCGAGTTGATCCGCTCGGCCCGCTTCTGCTGCTGCACTTCGGCGAAGCTGGGCAGGCCGGGCGTCGCTTCCTCGCGGCCGCACAGGACGAGCACGCGCACGCCTTCCTCAAGCGATCCGAACGGACGCGTGGCCTGGCCGACCTGCATCGGGATCATCATCTGCTGCAGTTCGGGCGGAAGTTCGCGCATCGAGACGTCGTCACGGCTCAGAACCTGGCCTCCAAAGTCGCTCGCAAGCTTCTCCGCGCCGCCACATCCGCCAAGATTGGTCGCGGCCTCGGCAAACCGATCGACGATGGCGTTGGCGGCCTCGACCGAGATCCCCTGCTGCAGCGGGATGGCGACCTGCTTGAGCGACAGCTGCGCATCGCGCGGATCGGCGGTGAGGATCGTGCGACGGTCCTGGACCGCGAGGATCGAATAGCCGCCCGGGATCTTGATCGGGACCGAGACCGAGCCAAGCTGGATTTGCGGGAGTGCCTGCGCCAGTTCGGCAGGCAGCTGTTCGGGCCGGATCCAACCGAGATCGCCGCCGACGGCCGCGTGGCTCGCCTCGCTATACTGACGCGCGACCGCAACGAAGCTTGCACCCTGACGGATCAGGTCGAGCACACGCAGCGCATTTTCGCGAACCTGCTGGTCGTTGGCGGGGGTCGCCGACAGGAAGATCTCGCCAACGCGATATTCGGTCGTCCCCTTGGACGCTTCAAGCTTCGCCAGGACAGCGCGGACTTCGTCATCGTCGACCGACACGAAATTCTCGATCTTGTACTGCTGCAGGCGCGACCAGGCGATCTCGCCACGAATTTGCTGGCGCATCGTTTCGAGCGACGCGCCATTCTGCTCGAGCAGCGCCGCAAGCTCTTCGACCGTACGGCCCGAATCTTCGGCGACGGCTGCAAGGGTGCGCGCAACTTCCTCGTCCGAGATATTGATCTCTTCCGCGGCGGCAGCCTGGATCTGCAACGTCTCGTCGATGAGGTTGGCGAGCACCTGCTGGCGCATGTCGGCGACCTGCTCGGGCGGGATTTGCTGGCCCGACGCGACCAGCATGAAGTTCATCCGCTCATTGATGTCGGTCTGCGTGATCACCGCGCCGTTGACGATCGCAGTGGCTTTGACCACCGGCGGGATTTCGCGGCCGAAGATCGTGATGGTGTCGGGGATATCGAACACGGGGCGCTGCGCCTGGGCGGCGTCCTGCGTCATGGCCGCAGGGGCGGCGGTGACGGCCATCGCGGCGGTGGCGGTGGCGAGGAGGGCGTTCTTCCAGTTCATCGGCAACATGGTCCTTGTCATTCGAATCATTCGGCTTTTTGTAGCATATCGCAGCCTGAACGGCGGCTTAGCGGCCCAACCCCTTCAACGAGAATTGGATGGAGAATGTCGACCCCTTCCGGAAGTCGCCAATCTGCTCATAGTCGCGCTTCCAGCTCGCGCCAAGCTCGATCGAGTCATCTTCGTAGAGAATGCCGATACGGTGCCGCGCCGGCTCGAACCCGTCGGCCAGGGAAAGCGGGTCTTCATCGGTCGACGTGAGGTCGAGAACGGTCGCCCCGAAGATCGAATAATAGCGCGAGAACTTGATTCGCGCCGCGACACGCAGCTCTTCTTTGTCGCGCAAATCTTCGATCGTCGTGTCGATGTCGCGATCGAGGCGCAAATAGCCGATCTGCGCATAGGTCTCGGTCGTCCCGAAGACGAGATCGAGCTCGTTGCGCCGGATCGCGAGGTTGTCCTTGTCCAGCCGGAAGCGGTGGGTGAAGTCGATCATGCGCCCGAAACGAAGGCGCGTGCGGCCAACGAAGTCGGACCACTTGTCGGTCAGCCCGGTACCGTCGGGCAAGATGTCGGGCGCGCGGGTCAGTCGATAGCTCTGACCGATATTGGTCCGAATCGACATGTTCGGACGGTCGAGCAGATATTCGAGCCCGTAGGTGATGCGACTGCCATCCTCCCAGCGGTCATATCCGGGGAAGCGGTTGAGAGCGAACAGGTTGCTGTCCTCGAGGTCGATGGCACGCGCATCCTCGTTGGGGATCTTGAGGTTCTCGGTGTCGGGCGTCACCACTAGCTGGATCCGCGGGACGAGCCGCTGTGTGCCGCCGAAACCTTCGCCGATCAGCGGCATGCGCAGATCGACCGCACCCGCAACGATGGCGCGCGTGTGCCAGCCATCCTCTCCGCGGTAGATGACGGTGTCGGTCAGGGCGGAATCGTTCGTGTGGTAGACGTCGCCGCGCCCATAGGCGGTAAAGGTGATTTCCTGCCCCAT
This genomic interval carries:
- a CDS encoding lipocalin family protein, which gives rise to MRTIALLVAALSLSGCATIFDKHPVGNPDVPEPAKSVDLERYVGTWYELARYEQGFQKGCEGVTATYTLRDDGKIGVVNRCREPDGDIDTATGKAKVVDAATNAKLKVSFFGPFYGDYWVLDRGDDYDWAIVGDPSGRYLWILSRWPDPGEDVFQNLKARAAALGYDTGYLRKTAQP
- a CDS encoding DUF3597 domain-containing protein; translated protein: MGIFSKIKDAIFGKKARAETNDTIFKRDQAPSGAGFGSGATSGTTTTVDVDAVLADRYERAGQDLNYKTSIVDLMKLLDLDPSYENRKELAVEMGRSDYSGTAEDNIWLHGRVMDELEKNGGRISAELRT
- a CDS encoding NfeD family protein codes for the protein MFEFADLDAGTWWLIAGVLLLALELLAPGVFLVFIGAAALATGAFTLMFDLGLAAQLGLFALYTAVSVYIGKKIYARPVHDESDGLLNERAAQLVGRKVTVVRAIGDGEGRVKVGDSEWNARGDFTAEAGEKVVISGIQGNCLIVERAPALPGN
- a CDS encoding SPFH domain-containing protein → MEYVLAAIVFFTILYVVSAIKIVRQGYRYTIEHFGRFTRTATPGFNFVPPIFYRVGHKINMMEQVVDIPGQEIITKDNAMVSVDGVVFFQVLDASKAAYEVADLYSAIMALSTTNLRTVMGSMDLDETLSKRDEINARLLAVVDNATEAWGVKITRVELADIRPPADIVNAMTRQMKAEREKRAAILEAEGHRASEILRSEGHKASAILEAEGERESAFREAEARERLAEAEAKATELVSKAIAKGDAQAINYFVAQKYVEAVGKFATSPNAKTILFPVEATQLIGSLGGIGEIAKEALGDHVVKASAVGSSVPGTKKD
- a CDS encoding CoA ester lyase → MTQAKCANRAALFDRPAALFLPASRPGAIEKARASDADLCILDLEDAVKTEDKDEAREAAIAAVAQDWSMPVGIRMNAPGTRWHAADLTALSTSAADFLVVPLVGSAEQVDAVASRAKQPVAAMIETARGVLAADEIGRVAAALIVGTNDLAADLRLPVGAGRGGMRHAIERVVLAARACGIAAYDGVYNGLEDDEGFRAEAAESHALGFDGKTIIHPKHIASCKAAFAPAEADVERARRLIEASGETDGVGAINFEGEMVEAMHVAAARRLIERAEQQGE
- a CDS encoding M28 family metallopeptidase; translated protein: MTKFAALLAASAVIAVPAWADPVEEAEIREVLEVLASDEFEGREPGTEGGRKTLHYLATQWAEAGLVGGARDGGWYEPVILVSSKPTVSPVAARDGDKPVELAGRSALIVGGSEPTALSDVPIVYGGYGVTPEGAPLPDIAGKLVPMLAGPAPFEGISPANNNPLGRAMGLLGAGANAVLAILPSGMPFDGIVAQMSGGQPRLEGTSGGGGGMPDGAVIGVANDAFVDAIAQHAGSDGAQWAEAAATEDFSAVDTGLVTDIEAAASAPSRSVYFNVVGKLPGTDPSLGAIAVGGHWDGYGICRPEGAEDRICNGAVDNASGLAAMTAFADDLVEDGPYLRDILVVGFTMEEKGLWGARGMAANPPQDIDLLFNIDTIATTDNTDRVAVIGRGVFAMDEEVLAAVEPHGYTLNDTQKYSNRQDGHAFVQAGIPAYVVSVNWGDMENFDRYVDEGPYHQPGDDMSEVRLGATVADANLNLALLQHFADKAALPEGKSEE
- the guaB gene encoding IMP dehydrogenase, with the protein product MAHDIPLGLTFDDVLLQPLESSVLPSQADTSTRLTNAISLNIPLLSSAMDTVTEADMAIALAQMGGIGVLHRNMKVKEQAAAVRAVKRFESGMVVEPITMRPEQTLAEALETMKANKISGIPIVDGSGKLVGILTNRDVRFADNAQQPISELMTSDNLATVSVGTGQEEARKILHQRRIEKLLVTDRDGMLVGLITVKDIEKSVASPNATKDEGGRLRVAAASTVGDKGFARAEALIDAGVDCVVIDTAHGHNKDVGAAVERLKKLRESVQVIAGNVATGEAAEALIGSGADGIKVGIGPGSICTTRVIAGVGVPQLTAVMQASEAADKHGIPVIADGGIRTSGDIAKALAGGASSVMVGSLLAGTEEAPGETFLYQGRAYKAYRGMGSVGAMSRGSADRYFQQDVSDQMKLVPEGIEGQVPYKGPARDIVHQLVGGVKAAMGYTGSTTIEELKQRARFVRITNAGLSESHVHDVSITREAPNYPTR
- a CDS encoding RsmB/NOP family class I SAM-dependent RNA methyltransferase, coding for MTPAARVQAAIEILDAVIASARDNGPPADQLVRDYFRTRRYAGSKDRRAVREHVFAAIRMLGERPENGRSAMLALVGPDLFDGSPHGPSVVGEGEAPAIASYVPAWIESQLSPLLGERDALLERAPLDLRVHAIKGDREALADALGAALTSHSPWGLRLEPDTRIDDHPAYRSGVVEVQDEGSQLVALACAPADGETVLDLCAGAGGKSLALAAMAPGARIIASDVNRQRLSQFAPRAERAGAEIEALLLDPPRELEGLMDLHGQCDLVLVDAPCSGSGTWRRNPEGRWRLTPERLDKLTELQDRVLDLAAPCVSPGGRLVFATCSILTREGADRIDAFLSRHSDFVSEDALPDVGRKAGQGRLLTPGHDGTDGFFVARLRRSC